In Nymphaea colorata isolate Beijing-Zhang1983 chromosome 5, ASM883128v2, whole genome shotgun sequence, one genomic interval encodes:
- the LOC116255128 gene encoding U-box domain-containing protein 33-like isoform X1 gives MELLRPLPAGLQPPTGSSSTSPHPKRDELQASSLPSCSSSSSSSSSSASSSSASQHRPEAIPEEKPVVSPGRVYVAVGKTADKAACLLRWTFLQFPSREVTLLHVHRPSSTIPTLLGKLPASQASPEALLAYRIEEKEEMKKTLCNYLNICRRAKVKATAVVIEATQVQFGLVDMVVHYGIRTLIMGAASESCLKANSSSKAQYAVKNAPLFCEIWFICKGKSIRTRKATQVFEPAQSIDPEGSTKGERLRSRSLPCQKEMIEFNPRYTQSNSCKSEPSIGITSEACGNNLSYLKPVKKVIEKIDSFLVRSSYFSSHTSHTSGSNCEEYIELELLTGTIIEAKTEAAKSSNDALSEERKIEVNHAKEKELQEAEDKLRKTEFELGKLLKQREEITGEMQKAKRVIASLDSQTGDSKPLLGETTGKLASLQVSLADLRRQINSVRKLRDETIQKIQLWHDSGDFDGSFSPQANDFSEYTLLDIQTATCSFSESFKLGQGGHGCVYKGEISGRTVAIKNFHPEDMYSILEFQQEVKVLSKIRHPNLLILLGACPEALSLVYEYMPKGSLQRYLTHSLNTTPLTWRIRTKIASQIASALLFLHSSKPEKIVHGDLKPENILLKSDFTCKIGDFGISRLLPEQNSESRIIFQNTEPKCSFAYMDPETQRTGSPTPESDVYAFGIVVLQLVTGRQPQGLARKVRHASACGKLEEFLDVSAGEWPMRSATRMIELGLRCCELNRRDRLKLSPEVVQELEKMV, from the exons ATGGAGCTCCTGCGACCCCTGCCCGCCGGACTCCAGCCTCCGACCGGTTCCTCCTCCACATCTCCGCATCCAAAGCGCGACGAACTTCAGGCTTCGTCATTGCCTtcgtgctcctcctcctcctcctcctcctcttcctccgcGTCTTCCTCTTCGGCTTCTCAGCATCGACCGGAAGCGATTCCGGAGGAGAAGCCGGTGGTCTCCCCTGGTAGAGTTTACGTGGCGGTCGGAAAGACCGCGGACAAGGCGGCGTGCTTGCTCAGATGGACCTTCCTGCAGTTCCCAAGCCGCGAGGTCACTCTCCTTCACGTCCATCGGCCGTCGAGCACGATCCCGACGCTGC TGGGTAAACTTCCTGCAAGCCAAGCAAGTCCAGAGGCACTCTTAGCATACAGGatagaagaaaaggaggaaatgaagaaaaccctcTGCAATTATTTGAATATCTGCAGAAGAGCCAAG GTGAAAGCCACTGCAGTCGTCATTGAAGCAACACAGGTTCAGTTTGGTCTAGTAGATATGGTGGTTCATTATGGTATCAGGACGCTTATAATGGGAGCAGCTTCTGAGAG TTGCTTGAAAGCGAATAGCTCTAGCAAAGCACAATATGCTGTCAAGAATGCCCCTCTTTTCTGTGAGATTTGGTTCATATGCAAAGGGAAAAGCATCCGGACAAGAAAAGCAACTCAAGTTTTTGAACCAGCTCAATCCATTGATCCTGAAGGAAGTACAAAAGGAGAAAGATTGAGATCAAGGTCATTGCCATGTCAGAAAGAAATGATTGAGTTTAATCCACGTTATACACAATCCAACTCTTGCAAATCAGAACCAAGTATTGGCATCACAAGTGAAGCGTGCGGCAACAATTTGAGTTATTTAAAACCAGTGAAGAAAGTCATAGAAAAAATTGATTCATTCCTTGTGCGgtcttcatatttttcatctcATACTTCACACACTTCAGGTTCTAATTGT GAAGAATATATAGAACTTGAGCTTCTGACTGGTACAATTATAGAAGCAAAAACTGAAGCAGCGAAATCTAGCAATGATGCCCTTAGTGAG GAAAGGAAAATTGAAGTGAACCATGCAAAGGAGAAGGAGCTACAAGAAGCAGAAGACAAGCTAAGAAAAACAGAATTTGAACTTGGAAAACTCTTGAAACAACGTGAAGAGATCACTGGAGAGATGCAGAAGGCAAAGAGAGTAATAGCCTCTCTAGACAGCCAAACTGGTGACTCAAAACCGCTACTAGGTGAGACAACTGGGAAGCTGGCATCATTGCAGGTGTCTCTGGCTGATCTTAGACGTCAAATAAACAGTGTCAGGAAATTGAGAGATGAAACCATACAGAAAATCCAACTTTGGCATGATTCTGGTGATTTTGATGGATCATTTTCCCCACAGGCAAATGATTTTTCAGAATACACTCTTCTTGATATTCAGACAGCAACATGCAGCTTCTCAGAGAGTTTCAAGCTTGGTCAAGGAGGGCATGGCTGTGTCTACAAAGGCGAGATCTCTGGAAGAACAGTGGCCATCAAGAATTTTCATCCTGAGGACATGTACAGCATATTAGAATTCCAACAAGAG GTTAAGGTTCTTAGTAAGATTCGCCACCCAAACCTATTGATACTCTTGGGAGCCTGCCCTGAGGCTCTGTCTCTTGTCTATGAATACATGCCTAAAGGGAGTCTTCAACGGTATTTAACCCACTCCTTGAACACAACACCATTGACATGGAGAATAAGGACTAAAATTGCTTCTCAAATTGCCTCTGCACTTCTGTTCCTCCATTCATCGAAGCCTGAGAAGATAGTTCATGGTGACCTCAAACCTGAAAACATTCTTCTCAAGTCTGATTTCACATGCAAGATTGGGGACTTTGGCATTTCTCGTCTCTTACCAGAACAAAATTCAGAGTCCAGGATCATCTTCCAGAACACTGAACCTAAATGTTCATTTGCTTATATGGATCCAGAGACTCAGAGGACTGGAAGTCCTACCCCAGAATCAGATGTGTACGCATTTGGGATTGTGGTTCTACAGCTGGTCACTGGCAGGCAACCTCAGGGATTGGCAAGAAAAGTTCGTCATGCATCAGCTTGCGGGAAGTTGGAGGAATTTCTTGATGTGTCAGCAGGTGAATGGCCTATGAGATCAGCAACAAGAATGATAGAGCTGGGCCTCAGATGCTGTGAGCTGAATAGACGGGACAGGTTGAAGCTGTCCCCAGAGGTGGTACAGGAGTTGGAAAAGATGGTTTAA
- the LOC116255128 gene encoding U-box domain-containing protein 33-like isoform X2 — protein MDLPAVPKPRVGKLPASQASPEALLAYRIEEKEEMKKTLCNYLNICRRAKVKATAVVIEATQVQFGLVDMVVHYGIRTLIMGAASESCLKANSSSKAQYAVKNAPLFCEIWFICKGKSIRTRKATQVFEPAQSIDPEGSTKGERLRSRSLPCQKEMIEFNPRYTQSNSCKSEPSIGITSEACGNNLSYLKPVKKVIEKIDSFLVRSSYFSSHTSHTSGSNCEEYIELELLTGTIIEAKTEAAKSSNDALSEERKIEVNHAKEKELQEAEDKLRKTEFELGKLLKQREEITGEMQKAKRVIASLDSQTGDSKPLLGETTGKLASLQVSLADLRRQINSVRKLRDETIQKIQLWHDSGDFDGSFSPQANDFSEYTLLDIQTATCSFSESFKLGQGGHGCVYKGEISGRTVAIKNFHPEDMYSILEFQQEVKVLSKIRHPNLLILLGACPEALSLVYEYMPKGSLQRYLTHSLNTTPLTWRIRTKIASQIASALLFLHSSKPEKIVHGDLKPENILLKSDFTCKIGDFGISRLLPEQNSESRIIFQNTEPKCSFAYMDPETQRTGSPTPESDVYAFGIVVLQLVTGRQPQGLARKVRHASACGKLEEFLDVSAGEWPMRSATRMIELGLRCCELNRRDRLKLSPEVVQELEKMV, from the exons ATGGACCTTCCTGCAGTTCCCAAGCCGCGAG TGGGTAAACTTCCTGCAAGCCAAGCAAGTCCAGAGGCACTCTTAGCATACAGGatagaagaaaaggaggaaatgaagaaaaccctcTGCAATTATTTGAATATCTGCAGAAGAGCCAAG GTGAAAGCCACTGCAGTCGTCATTGAAGCAACACAGGTTCAGTTTGGTCTAGTAGATATGGTGGTTCATTATGGTATCAGGACGCTTATAATGGGAGCAGCTTCTGAGAG TTGCTTGAAAGCGAATAGCTCTAGCAAAGCACAATATGCTGTCAAGAATGCCCCTCTTTTCTGTGAGATTTGGTTCATATGCAAAGGGAAAAGCATCCGGACAAGAAAAGCAACTCAAGTTTTTGAACCAGCTCAATCCATTGATCCTGAAGGAAGTACAAAAGGAGAAAGATTGAGATCAAGGTCATTGCCATGTCAGAAAGAAATGATTGAGTTTAATCCACGTTATACACAATCCAACTCTTGCAAATCAGAACCAAGTATTGGCATCACAAGTGAAGCGTGCGGCAACAATTTGAGTTATTTAAAACCAGTGAAGAAAGTCATAGAAAAAATTGATTCATTCCTTGTGCGgtcttcatatttttcatctcATACTTCACACACTTCAGGTTCTAATTGT GAAGAATATATAGAACTTGAGCTTCTGACTGGTACAATTATAGAAGCAAAAACTGAAGCAGCGAAATCTAGCAATGATGCCCTTAGTGAG GAAAGGAAAATTGAAGTGAACCATGCAAAGGAGAAGGAGCTACAAGAAGCAGAAGACAAGCTAAGAAAAACAGAATTTGAACTTGGAAAACTCTTGAAACAACGTGAAGAGATCACTGGAGAGATGCAGAAGGCAAAGAGAGTAATAGCCTCTCTAGACAGCCAAACTGGTGACTCAAAACCGCTACTAGGTGAGACAACTGGGAAGCTGGCATCATTGCAGGTGTCTCTGGCTGATCTTAGACGTCAAATAAACAGTGTCAGGAAATTGAGAGATGAAACCATACAGAAAATCCAACTTTGGCATGATTCTGGTGATTTTGATGGATCATTTTCCCCACAGGCAAATGATTTTTCAGAATACACTCTTCTTGATATTCAGACAGCAACATGCAGCTTCTCAGAGAGTTTCAAGCTTGGTCAAGGAGGGCATGGCTGTGTCTACAAAGGCGAGATCTCTGGAAGAACAGTGGCCATCAAGAATTTTCATCCTGAGGACATGTACAGCATATTAGAATTCCAACAAGAG GTTAAGGTTCTTAGTAAGATTCGCCACCCAAACCTATTGATACTCTTGGGAGCCTGCCCTGAGGCTCTGTCTCTTGTCTATGAATACATGCCTAAAGGGAGTCTTCAACGGTATTTAACCCACTCCTTGAACACAACACCATTGACATGGAGAATAAGGACTAAAATTGCTTCTCAAATTGCCTCTGCACTTCTGTTCCTCCATTCATCGAAGCCTGAGAAGATAGTTCATGGTGACCTCAAACCTGAAAACATTCTTCTCAAGTCTGATTTCACATGCAAGATTGGGGACTTTGGCATTTCTCGTCTCTTACCAGAACAAAATTCAGAGTCCAGGATCATCTTCCAGAACACTGAACCTAAATGTTCATTTGCTTATATGGATCCAGAGACTCAGAGGACTGGAAGTCCTACCCCAGAATCAGATGTGTACGCATTTGGGATTGTGGTTCTACAGCTGGTCACTGGCAGGCAACCTCAGGGATTGGCAAGAAAAGTTCGTCATGCATCAGCTTGCGGGAAGTTGGAGGAATTTCTTGATGTGTCAGCAGGTGAATGGCCTATGAGATCAGCAACAAGAATGATAGAGCTGGGCCTCAGATGCTGTGAGCTGAATAGACGGGACAGGTTGAAGCTGTCCCCAGAGGTGGTACAGGAGTTGGAAAAGATGGTTTAA
- the LOC116254944 gene encoding dol-P-Glc:Glc(2)Man(9)GlcNAc(2)-PP-Dol alpha-1,2-glucosyltransferase, translating into MGRLAVAVVVALWAVPFSFMVNRIVPEPYMDEVFHVPQAQEYCRFNFRSWNSMITTPPGLYCLSLGHIATIFPGFWWTGAVSSYSELCSAAVLRSINCALAVICAVLFYDIVVHTRPGLNQGRATLFAVVLALYPLHWFFTYLYYTDIASTTAVMAMYLSCLKRSYWLSALLGGIAITIRQTNVIWMLFVACLGTIDYVGLLKGNGPRPSIGSTSSVNKNEELANVKNASVSSNLRKRRKGNFTYAAAGSCLMYGNSSQAPGSGFLDEVRTIICRLWYLKFEILISFLLYLIVFLTFVAFVLWNGGIVLGAKDAHVVSPHLMQILYFGLVSAAAMGSTHFSLGQVLAIYEFFSKRKLSSFLVLFLGLISVHFFSIAHPYLLADNRHYPFYIWRKIIQVHWLMKYLLVPFYVYSWFSIFNVLGKSQKTICILLYFFACAAVLIPTPLIEFRYYTIPFYFLVFQSPIGDNKSWYIMGLQYVVVNLFTIWMFLFQPFHWDHEPGIQRFMW; encoded by the exons ATGGGAAGGCTGGCTGTGGCGGTGGTGGTAGCACTGTGGGCTGTCCCTTTCTCCTTTATGGTCAATCGCATCGTCCCTGAGCCTTACATG GACGAGGTGTTTCACGTGCCACAAGCCCAAGAATACTGCAGATTCAATTTTAGGAGTTGGAATTCCATGATCACGACTCCTCCTGGCCT GTATTGCTTGTCACTTGGACATATTGCTACTATATTTCCAGGCTTCTGGTGGACTGGAGCAGTTTCATCATATTCAGAGTTATGTTCAGCTGCAGTTCTTCGTTCCATCAATTGCGCATTGGCAGTAATTTGTGCTGTGCTATTCTATGACATAGTTGTGCACACAAGGCCAGGTCTTAATCAAGGGAGAGCAACTTTATTTGCTGTGGTTTTAGCCTTATACCCTCTTCACTGGTTCTTCACTTATCTTTACTACACAGACATAGCTTCCACAACCGCAGTAATGGCCATGTATCTATCTTGTTTGAAGAGATCATATTGGTTAAGCGCACTG CTAGGTGGAATTGCTATAACTATTCGCCAAACGAACGTGATATGGATGTTGTTTGTTGCATGTCTTGGGACTATTGATTATGTGGGGCTTCTGAAAGGGAATGGACCTAGACCATCAATTGGTTCCACTTCTTCAGTTAACAAAAATGAGGAACTGGCTAATGTAAAGAATGCATCAGTAAGCAGCAATTTGAGAAAACGAAGGAAGGGAAACTTCACATATGCTGCTGCAGGTTCTTGCTTGATGTATGGAAATTCAAGTCAAGCTCCAGGGTCTG GGTTCCTTGATGAAGTCCGCACTATCATTTGTAGACTCTGGTACCTGAAGTTTGAGATACTAATTTCATTCCTCCTGTATCTTATTGTCTTCTTGACATTTGTTGCTTTTGTTCTATGGAATGGAGGCATTGTTCTTG GTGCAAAGGATGCTCATGTAGTTTCGCCACACCTCATGCAGATACTATATTTTGGATTGGTCTCTGCTGCTGCCATGGGTTCAACACATTTCAGTCTGGGCCAAGTTCTGGCTATTTACGAATTTTTCTCAAAGAGAAAATTATCTAGTTTCCTAGTTCTGTTTTTGGGGCTTATCTCGGTGCATTTTTTCAG TATAGCACATCCCTATCTTCTTGCAGATAACCGGCATTATCCATTTTATATATGGAGGAAAATTATTCAAGTACACTGGTTGATGAAATACCTTCTGGTGCCATTTTATGTTTACTCATGGTTTTCCATCTTCAATGTCCTAG GAAAATCACAAAAGACAATCTGCATCCTGTTGTATTTCTTTGCTTGTGCAGCAGTTCTCATACCCACACCACTGATCGAGTTCAGATATTACACCATCCCATTTTATTTCTTGGTCTTCCAATCTCCTATAGGTGACAACAAAAGCTGGTATATCATGGGTTTGCAATATGTTGTGGTCAACTTGTTCACAATTTGGATGTTCTTGTTCCAGCCTTTTCATTGGGATCATGAACCTGGAATCCAAAGGTTCATGTGGTAG
- the LOC116255320 gene encoding uncharacterized protein LOC116255320: MPVVSNSNMGTPFLSEMKKQASFFLRDKLRSARLALTDVTPAELMTEEATNGNPWVPDARTMSMISKAAFEIGDYWRIVEVLHKRLEKFDRKNWRRSYQALVLLEHLLTHGPESVCLEFQGDKQVIKECGNFQYIDEKGFNWGLSVRKKSEMIQKFLDQGDLLKEERQRARKLTREIQGFGSFSLRSSNSPAQTLGKYNKSIARCNSQCDDYPEQEDLAYSTDTSSTEISKCRSSSDFSADSESPVSSTNSHEVSSRFLKERTDESNSMKKNEENETLMIIKTNGIVSSKSLKPEDHDDDWDPRKESQPLLGVKEEDFMHSDSPSPVGSIHPFSQLEVQGRVSLLSSRTQ; this comes from the exons ATGCCAGTTGTTAGCAACAGCAATATGGGCACCCCTTTCCTTAGCGAGATGAAGAAGCAGGCTTCCTTCTTTCTCAGAGATAAGCTCAGAAGCGCTCGGTTGGCCTTGACCGACGTGACCCCTGCGGAGTT AATGACAGAAGAAGCGACAAATGGTAATCCATGGGTACCCGATGCGAGGACGATGAGTATGATATCAAAAGCAGCCTTTGAAATTGGTGACTACTGGAGAATTGTGGAAGTCTTGCATAAGAG GTTGGAAAAATTTGATAGGAAAAATTGGAGACGGTCTTATCAAGCTTTGGTACTTCTGGAGCACCTTCTTACCCATGGACCAGAGAGTGTTTGTCTAGAATTTCAGGGTGACAAACAAGTTATAAAAGAGTGTGGGAATTTTCAGTATATTGATGAGAAAGG ATTCAACTGGGGCCTTTCTGTTAGAAAGAAATCTGAGATGATACAGAAGTTTCTTGATCAGGGAGACCTTCTCAAAGAAGAGCGCCAAAGAGCACGGAAGCTGACAAGGGAGATTCAAGGATTTGGGAGTTTCTCTCTTAGATCATCAAATTCACCAGCACAAACATTAGGAAAATATAATAAGTCAATTGCACGGTGTAATTCTCAGTGTGATGACTATCCGGAGCAAGAAGATTTAGCGTACTCGACGGACACGAGTTCCACAGAGATCAGTAAATGCAGATCAAGCTCTGACTTTTCTGCAGATTCAGAGTCCCCTGTATCTAGTACCAACAGTCATGAAGTTAGCAGCAGGTTTCTGAAGGAACGAACAGATGAATCGAATTCcatgaagaagaatgaagagaaTGAAACCTTAATGATCATAAAGACGAACGGAATTGTCTCCTCCAAGAGTTTGAAACCAGAAGACCACGATGATGATTGGGATCCGAGGAAAGAGTCGCAGCCACTTTTGGGTGTTAAGGAAGAAGATTTTATGCACTCAGATTCTCCATCACCGGTGGGTAGCATTCATCCATTCAGTCAACTTGAAGTGCAGGGCAGGGTTAGTCTGCTCTCTTCAAGAACACAATGA
- the LOC116254910 gene encoding histidine-containing phosphotransfer protein 1-like translates to MGSFNEALLNPAGRKEAWERERERGGKALLSSVHISPSGDAVAPYSSSSLLHSTFTSSFTLALSLAILNTQRRYLFFFLLLLLHRMDVEDVNLLKEQRVAYINSLICEGHLDEQFKQVQMLQDANNPEFVVDLINLYCQDSENILAELSRSLNEDAPDFKKIDASVHQLKGSSASVGANQVKLACIELRTCCEQANKHGCIDALNTIKQKFYILQNKLETLVQLEGKIQALEDAHL, encoded by the exons ATGGGAAGCTTTAATGAGGCGCTACTAAATCCAGCAGGAAGGAAAGAAGCgtgggagcgagagagagagaggggagggaaGGCACTATTAAGTTCGGTGCATATCTCTCCCTCTGGAGACGCTGTTGCaccatattcttcttcttcactgcTTCATTCTACCTTCACCTCTTCTTTCACCCTCGCCCTCTCCTTAGCCATCCTCAACACCCAGCGTcgttacctttttttttttcttcttcttcttcttcacaggATGGACGTTGAGGACGTTAACTTGCTAAAGGAACAGCGAGTTGCCTACATCAATTCCCTCATCTGCGAg GGACACCTTGATGAGCAATTCAAGCAGGTACAGATGCTGCAAGATGCTAACAATCCTGAATTTGTGGTAGATTTGATTAACTTGTACTGTCAAGATTCGGAGAACATCTTAGCAGAACTGAGCCGATCTCT GAATGAGGATGCACCTGATTTCAAAAAGATTGATGCATCTGTTCACCAATTAAAAGGAAGCAGTGCAAG TGTGGGTGCTAATCAAGTTAAGTTGGCTTGTATCGAGCTGCGTACCTGCTGCGAGCAAGCAAATAAACATGG GTGTATAGATGCACTGAACACGATCAAGCAAAAGTTTTACATTCTACAAAATAAATTGGAAACACTGGTTCAG CTGGAGGGGAAAATTCAGGCCCTTGAAGATGCTCATCTTTGA